One genomic segment of Rivularia sp. PCC 7116 includes these proteins:
- a CDS encoding pentapeptide repeat-containing protein: MIKEEILRRYLCGERDFSKLDLSRVIFCQENLPHINFSQCTLTQANLQNINLSKALLIETDLTEACLEEAILHGAFMQLANLSQAVLSKADLREVNLGEALLYQASLRKAQLYRANLTQAILKRAFMREANLSQANLSQANLGQVNLSHAQLMGANLQGANLQGAFLVEANLEGANLEGANLNRAILTGAIMPDGSVYS; the protein is encoded by the coding sequence ATGATAAAAGAGGAAATTTTAAGACGGTATCTGTGTGGAGAAAGAGATTTCAGTAAACTCGATTTGTCACGGGTAATTTTTTGTCAAGAAAATCTACCGCATATTAATTTTTCTCAATGTACATTAACTCAAGCCAATCTGCAAAATATCAATCTTAGTAAAGCATTATTGATTGAAACAGATTTAACAGAAGCTTGTTTAGAAGAAGCGATTTTACATGGGGCTTTCATGCAGCTAGCTAATTTGAGTCAAGCAGTCTTATCTAAAGCAGATTTGAGAGAAGTTAATTTGGGCGAAGCACTGCTATATCAAGCTTCATTGAGGAAAGCCCAGTTATATAGAGCAAACTTAACCCAGGCTATTTTAAAGAGAGCATTTATGAGAGAAGCAAATCTGAGTCAAGCAAATCTCTCGCAAGCTAATTTAGGGCAAGTCAATTTGAGTCACGCACAATTGATGGGAGCAAATTTACAAGGAGCAAATTTACAAGGAGCTTTCTTGGTAGAAGCAAATTTAGAAGGAGCAAATTTAGAAGGAGCAAATTTGAATCGAGCTATTTTGACTGGGGCTATTATGCCGGATGGGAGTGTTTATAGTTAG
- a CDS encoding DUF790 family protein encodes MLPTDLLMFRQNGEQIIPKRLNIDKFHLKLAVDLIACYKKAVNQRYGELERQLSEMEGDNTDYKIKRGLAHILKSSFSTFEVVSPLEPPMLREKVFASAAKSVASRDTAKFTLKKVADELTHELDKEVLPEQVSKGLYADLTENKILTVFDAPTPEALLHRYNLSQVQGIFYKASQLIINAHRNTPGEYKILFRYLKLFQLMSYIEGDADHGFTITVDGPTSLFNPSTRYGLAIAKLIPALLHVTKWSLAATLQVKDFYSGNWKTGRFTLNSECGLVSHYPPGKEYDSMLEASFVDKWNSAKTKWILEREVDLIPIPGSVMIPDFRLVHPDGRTYLLEIVGYWRPEYLQKKFYQVRRAERNDLILAISERLNLDKAGVKLDNVPAKIVWFKDKLLPKQVLAVLD; translated from the coding sequence ATGCTGCCAACTGATTTACTAATGTTTCGTCAAAATGGCGAACAAATTATTCCGAAGCGGTTGAATATTGACAAGTTCCATTTAAAGTTAGCGGTTGATTTAATTGCCTGCTATAAAAAAGCCGTTAACCAACGATACGGTGAACTTGAGCGTCAGCTTTCGGAAATGGAAGGAGATAATACGGATTATAAAATAAAACGGGGTTTGGCTCATATTCTTAAAAGCAGTTTTTCTACTTTTGAAGTGGTAAGCCCTTTAGAACCTCCGATGTTAAGAGAAAAGGTGTTTGCAAGTGCTGCAAAATCGGTTGCTAGTCGCGATACTGCTAAGTTTACTTTAAAAAAAGTAGCTGATGAATTGACTCACGAACTTGATAAAGAAGTTTTACCGGAACAAGTTAGTAAAGGTTTGTATGCTGACTTAACCGAAAATAAAATTTTAACGGTTTTTGATGCTCCGACACCAGAAGCTTTATTACATAGATATAATCTTTCTCAAGTTCAAGGTATTTTCTATAAAGCCAGTCAATTAATTATTAACGCCCACCGCAATACTCCCGGTGAATATAAGATTTTGTTTCGCTATCTTAAGTTATTTCAATTAATGTCTTATATCGAAGGAGATGCCGACCACGGGTTTACAATTACTGTTGATGGTCCCACGAGTTTATTTAATCCTAGTACGAGATATGGACTCGCGATCGCTAAATTAATTCCGGCTTTACTTCACGTCACAAAATGGAGTTTAGCAGCAACTCTACAAGTAAAAGATTTCTATTCTGGTAATTGGAAAACCGGACGTTTTACGCTAAATTCCGAATGCGGTTTAGTGTCTCACTATCCACCAGGGAAAGAATACGATAGTATGCTCGAAGCGTCTTTTGTTGATAAATGGAATTCCGCAAAAACCAAATGGATATTAGAGCGTGAAGTTGATTTAATCCCTATTCCCGGTAGCGTCATGATTCCCGATTTTCGCTTAGTTCATCCCGATGGTAGAACCTATTTATTGGAAATAGTTGGATATTGGCGACCAGAATATTTACAAAAGAAATTTTACCAGGTTAGAAGAGCAGAGCGCAACGATTTAATCTTAGCAATTTCCGAGCGTTTGAATTTAGATAAAGCCGGAGTCAAATTAGACAATGTTCCCGCAAAAATTGTTTGGTTTAAAGATAAATTATTGCCGAAGCAGGTTTTAGCTGTTTTAGATTAA
- a CDS encoding GAF domain-containing sensor histidine kinase, whose amino-acid sequence MSVFQAERERLLAAIALRIRQSLDLDSIINQTVEEVRLFLQTDRVLVYRFEPDWSGLMVAESVIPPYQAVIGSKIKDPCLTKKHIEKYQQGVIRVIDNVETAQLPSCYQDLLANFDVKANLVVPIIAEEKLWGLLIAQHCKSPRQWDSSEIELLKLLANHVGIAVQQAELYQQVQSINSYLERKVKNRTAKLEQAVKFEALITRITQNVRDSLDETQILQKVTQELEEVLHIECCKIELYDNSHSSATIVYEYTTKNHISHEATRQVADFPEYQQLLQKKSLQFVERIPLLNPSKGQITRLICPIFDDKGILGNIWLLRLKEEVFDELEIRLVEQVANQCAIAIRQARLYEKSQAQVKELEKLNTLKDDFLKTISHELRTPMTSILLASQTLEKLIKTQGIQGIKSEQFQRVFQIFKGSCQQQNKSVNDLLTLCYLDAQNATLIPEIIDIKEFIIKIVEPFKEQARRQQQQLVVNIAKDISSLQSDTTLLERVINELLTNACKYTPENETITVTAEEKDDKIYLSIRNSGIEIPLEEQESIFEKFYRIPSHDPWKHGGSGIGLALVKKLVKLLNATVKLDSRDSQTTFTIQFAIDNFESKI is encoded by the coding sequence ATGTCTGTATTTCAGGCTGAGCGGGAAAGGTTGTTAGCAGCGATCGCCCTGCGGATTCGGCAATCGTTGGATTTGGATTCTATAATCAACCAAACTGTAGAGGAAGTTAGATTATTTCTGCAAACAGATAGGGTGCTAGTTTACCGCTTTGAGCCTGATTGGAGTGGACTTATGGTTGCTGAATCAGTGATTCCTCCCTATCAAGCTGTTATTGGTTCCAAAATTAAAGATCCCTGTCTGACAAAAAAGCATATTGAAAAATATCAGCAAGGGGTAATTCGAGTTATAGATAATGTTGAAACTGCTCAATTACCTTCGTGCTACCAGGATTTATTGGCAAATTTTGATGTTAAAGCTAATTTAGTTGTCCCTATTATTGCAGAAGAAAAATTATGGGGGCTTTTAATCGCTCAACACTGTAAATCTCCTCGTCAATGGGATTCATCAGAAATAGAATTGCTCAAGTTACTAGCAAATCATGTAGGAATAGCAGTTCAACAAGCCGAACTTTATCAGCAAGTTCAAAGTATTAATTCTTATTTGGAGCGTAAAGTTAAAAATCGTACAGCTAAATTAGAGCAAGCAGTTAAGTTTGAAGCTTTAATAACGCGAATTACTCAGAATGTTAGAGATAGTTTGGATGAAACTCAGATATTGCAGAAAGTAACCCAAGAATTAGAAGAAGTTTTGCATATCGAGTGCTGCAAAATTGAACTTTACGATAATTCTCATAGCTCGGCGACTATAGTTTACGAATATACAACAAAAAACCATATCTCTCACGAAGCAACTAGGCAAGTCGCAGATTTTCCGGAATACCAACAGTTATTACAGAAAAAATCTCTACAGTTTGTAGAAAGAATTCCTTTGCTAAATCCTTCCAAAGGACAAATTACTCGATTAATATGTCCAATTTTTGATGATAAAGGTATTTTAGGAAATATTTGGCTGCTGAGGCTCAAAGAAGAAGTATTCGATGAATTAGAAATTCGTTTAGTTGAACAAGTTGCGAATCAATGCGCCATTGCAATACGTCAAGCTCGGCTTTACGAGAAATCGCAAGCTCAAGTTAAGGAATTAGAAAAACTCAATACTCTCAAAGACGACTTTCTCAAAACCATTTCTCACGAGCTACGCACCCCCATGACTAGTATTTTGCTCGCTTCTCAAACTTTAGAAAAACTAATTAAAACTCAAGGAATACAGGGGATTAAGTCAGAACAATTTCAGCGCGTTTTTCAAATATTCAAAGGTTCTTGTCAGCAGCAAAATAAATCAGTAAATGATTTACTGACATTGTGTTATCTTGATGCCCAAAATGCGACATTAATTCCTGAAATTATTGATATAAAAGAATTTATTATTAAAATAGTAGAACCTTTCAAGGAACAAGCTCGAAGACAACAGCAACAGTTAGTAGTAAACATTGCTAAAGATATATCTTCCTTGCAATCCGATACTACTCTTTTAGAAAGAGTAATTAACGAACTACTAACAAATGCCTGTAAATATACTCCAGAAAACGAAACAATTACCGTAACTGCTGAGGAAAAAGACGATAAAATTTATTTAAGTATTAGAAATTCGGGAATAGAAATCCCCTTAGAAGAACAAGAATCCATTTTTGAAAAATTTTATCGTATTCCATCTCACGATCCTTGGAAGCATGGGGGAAGCGGTATTGGATTAGCTTTAGTCAAAAAGCTTGTAAAACTTTTAAATGCAACTGTCAAGCTAGATAGCCGAGATAGTCAAACCACTTTTACCATTCAATTTGCAATTGATAACTTTGAATCAAAAATTTAG
- a CDS encoding HEAT repeat domain-containing protein, which produces MTSLELTKLMAPLASVVAKPLSDKIQSKLNPSELEKALNVAIKSSSQLGEDLFSRCEPDSVPGFLNKFFKDVVIDEFQKPFNDLGTPQIDYLVAAFRRLAREDSKIKNFHESLITSWMENFVNSFLSETNIYLKIRLAKDKYLDKLATRLSKHHFVGMKITPNEDNTSERLENIFVMPDVAEEVSKSKLSEKQELDSYLSSDISREQAKLFKAQQERALLLEELSEKRNLFPAQNLLDKSKSKGKKIVLLGAPGSGKTTLMNYLALKIAQRKLEDLGFSQYDINSNSIPIFIRIRELAQQDKLDILEYVEEFAAKNLQITDLPNGCFKHWLEQGEVLILLDGLDEVAQENQQVKIVQHIESFLQEFSRNQVIITSRPAGYERGYFRVDGFPHYEIQAFDDRKIKFFIRQWYESHCSDKVEASPQIKNLETAIEKQDRIKLLAKNPLLLTIIVLINRVGAEFPKERYKLYESAVETLLTAWDAGKELNYSLPLEYLKPRDFQPLMRQIAYWIHSKGSTKDREGGTLINKDDLIQQLSQCIIRRYKRKNIELYEAKEEAKSFLEYIQERSGLLDIQGRNCYAFVHKTFQEYLAAEDIDYRHQNDDSFQVVLDNIRNHLHDPHWREVLLLLVAKQKSNKAATAISLILDRNSDYEKWLHRDLFFAADCLAEDPMELQLSDDDPSQEILEKLVELEISDSPEVIYQIHQRVFQIICSLNETEFAGDVLRLLKKHEERIDKVRFQQYSAALGEEQEAIEQLLAFLKDTDYFVSFRATDALVNLGNASDQVVEQLLPLLKDTNDFARRSAADALGKLGNASDQVVEQLLPLLKDTNDFARRSAADALGKLGNASDQVVEQLLPLLKDTNDFARRSAADALGKLGNASDQVVEQLLPLLKDTESDVRRSAAYLLSKLGNASDKVVEKLLILLKDTESDVRRSAADALSKLGNASDQVVEKLLILLKDTESDVRRSAADALGELGNTSDNVVEQLLPLLKDTESDVCASAAYALGELGNTSDNVVEQLLPLLKDTNGVVFEKAISALGKLGNASDKVVEQLLLLLKDTESNVRRGAAIALSNSGNASDKVIEQLLPLLKDPELDMRRSAVYALGKLGNASDKVIEQLLPLLKDKNENIRESAISALDVLENASDKVIEQLLLLLKDFDYFVHESAISALCKLGNTSDKVIEQLLLLLKDNEWYIRRSAMSALGNSGNASDDLIKQLLPLLKDPSRKVRISAKFALYQLGDASENVIVALEKWLEEEQDSKFKTYGISALWDLVVGASYN; this is translated from the coding sequence ATGACTAGTTTAGAACTTACAAAACTAATGGCACCACTCGCTAGTGTTGTTGCAAAGCCATTATCGGATAAAATTCAAAGCAAGCTTAATCCTAGCGAGCTAGAAAAGGCATTGAATGTTGCCATAAAATCAAGCAGTCAACTTGGAGAAGATTTATTTAGTCGTTGCGAACCAGATTCAGTTCCTGGGTTCTTGAACAAATTTTTTAAAGATGTTGTTATTGATGAGTTTCAAAAGCCTTTTAATGACTTGGGTACTCCCCAGATAGATTATTTAGTTGCAGCTTTTAGACGTTTGGCTCGGGAAGATTCCAAGATAAAGAACTTTCACGAAAGCTTAATTACAAGCTGGATGGAGAATTTTGTCAACAGTTTTCTATCGGAAACCAATATATATTTAAAAATTAGACTTGCAAAAGATAAGTATTTAGATAAATTGGCTACTCGGTTGAGCAAACATCATTTTGTAGGAATGAAAATTACTCCTAACGAAGATAATACTTCCGAAAGGTTAGAAAATATTTTTGTAATGCCAGATGTGGCTGAGGAAGTCTCTAAGAGTAAATTAAGTGAAAAACAAGAATTAGATTCCTATTTGTCATCAGATATTAGTAGAGAGCAAGCAAAATTATTCAAAGCACAGCAAGAAAGAGCATTATTGTTAGAAGAACTATCAGAAAAACGCAATCTGTTTCCAGCACAAAACTTACTAGACAAAAGTAAATCTAAAGGAAAAAAGATAGTTTTACTGGGTGCCCCCGGTTCTGGAAAAACTACTTTGATGAATTATTTAGCTTTAAAAATAGCTCAGAGAAAACTAGAAGATTTAGGATTTAGCCAATATGATATTAATTCAAATTCAATTCCTATATTTATTCGGATTCGAGAATTAGCACAACAAGATAAACTTGATATTTTAGAATATGTTGAAGAATTCGCCGCAAAAAATTTACAAATAACTGATTTACCCAACGGCTGCTTTAAGCATTGGTTAGAACAAGGAGAAGTTCTAATATTATTAGACGGTTTAGATGAAGTTGCTCAAGAAAATCAACAAGTTAAGATTGTCCAACATATAGAAAGCTTTCTTCAAGAATTTTCTCGCAATCAAGTAATTATTACTTCCCGCCCCGCCGGTTACGAACGCGGTTATTTTCGGGTAGATGGCTTTCCTCACTATGAAATTCAAGCTTTTGATGACCGAAAAATTAAATTTTTTATCCGGCAATGGTATGAAAGTCACTGCTCAGATAAAGTAGAAGCTTCGCCTCAGATAAAGAATCTAGAAACAGCAATAGAAAAGCAAGACAGAATTAAATTACTTGCAAAAAATCCGCTGCTACTAACAATTATTGTTTTAATTAATCGCGTAGGTGCAGAATTCCCAAAAGAGCGCTATAAACTTTATGAAAGTGCTGTTGAAACTTTATTAACTGCCTGGGATGCTGGTAAAGAATTGAATTATAGTTTACCGCTAGAATATCTTAAACCTCGTGATTTTCAACCTCTAATGCGGCAAATTGCTTACTGGATTCACAGCAAAGGTAGTACCAAGGATAGGGAAGGGGGAACTTTAATTAATAAAGATGATTTAATTCAACAGCTTAGTCAATGTATCATTAGACGTTACAAACGTAAAAATATTGAATTATATGAAGCAAAAGAAGAAGCAAAATCTTTTCTAGAGTATATTCAAGAACGTTCTGGTCTTTTGGATATACAAGGTAGAAATTGTTATGCATTTGTTCACAAGACTTTTCAAGAGTATTTAGCGGCGGAAGATATCGATTATCGTCATCAAAATGATGATAGTTTTCAAGTTGTTTTAGACAACATTCGCAACCATCTTCATGACCCCCACTGGCGGGAAGTTTTACTTTTATTAGTAGCAAAGCAGAAATCAAACAAAGCTGCAACAGCCATTAGTTTAATTTTGGATCGTAACAGTGATTATGAAAAATGGTTGCATCGCGATCTTTTCTTTGCTGCTGATTGTCTTGCAGAAGATCCTATGGAATTACAACTTTCCGATGATGACCCTTCACAGGAAATTTTAGAAAAATTGGTAGAGTTAGAAATTAGCGATTCCCCAGAAGTAATTTATCAAATTCACCAACGAGTTTTTCAAATTATTTGCAGTCTTAATGAAACGGAATTCGCTGGTGATGTTTTACGACTTTTGAAAAAGCATGAAGAAAGAATAGATAAAGTCAGATTTCAACAATATAGTGCTGCACTCGGAGAAGAACAAGAAGCGATTGAACAATTACTAGCATTTCTTAAAGACACCGATTATTTTGTGAGTTTCAGGGCTACTGATGCCCTGGTTAATTTAGGAAATGCATCCGATCAAGTTGTTGAACAATTACTACCACTGCTTAAAGACACCAATGATTTTGCGCGTAGAAGTGCTGCTGATGCCCTGGGTAAATTAGGAAATGCATCCGATCAAGTTGTTGAACAATTACTACCACTGCTTAAAGACACCAATGATTTTGCGCGTAGAAGTGCTGCTGATGCCCTGGGTAAATTAGGAAATGCATCCGATCAAGTTGTTGAACAATTACTACCACTGCTTAAAGACACCAATGATTTTGCGCGTAGAAGTGCTGCTGATGCCCTGGGTAAATTAGGAAATGCATCCGATCAAGTTGTTGAACAATTACTACCACTGCTTAAAGACACCGAATCCGATGTGCGTAGAAGTGCTGCTTATCTGCTGAGTAAATTAGGAAATGCATCCGATAAAGTTGTTGAAAAATTACTAATACTGCTTAAAGACACCGAATCCGATGTGCGTAGAAGTGCTGCTGATGCACTGAGTAAATTAGGGAATGCATCCGATCAAGTTGTTGAAAAATTACTAATACTGCTTAAAGACACCGAATCAGATGTGCGTAGAAGTGCTGCTGATGCCCTGGGTGAATTAGGAAATACATCGGATAATGTTGTTGAACAATTACTACCACTGCTTAAAGATACCGAATCAGATGTGTGTGCAAGCGCTGCTTATGCCCTGGGTGAATTAGGAAATACATCGGATAATGTTGTTGAACAATTACTACCACTACTTAAAGATACTAATGGAGTTGTGTTTGAAAAAGCTATATCAGCATTGGGTAAATTAGGAAATGCATCCGATAAAGTTGTTGAACAATTACTACTACTGCTTAAAGACACCGAATCAAATGTGCGTAGAGGCGCTGCTATAGCACTAAGTAATTCAGGAAATGCATCGGATAAAGTGATTGAACAATTACTGCCATTACTTAAAGACCCCGAATTAGATATGCGTAGAAGCGCTGTGTATGCACTGGGTAAATTAGGAAATGCATCGGATAAGGTTATTGAACAATTATTACCATTACTTAAAGACAAGAATGAAAATATTCGTGAAAGTGCGATATCAGCACTTGATGTATTAGAAAATGCATCTGATAAAGTGATTGAACAATTACTATTACTGCTTAAAGACTTCGATTATTTTGTACATGAAAGTGCTATATCAGCGCTGTGTAAATTAGGAAATACATCTGATAAAGTGATTGAACAATTACTGCTATTGCTTAAGGACAATGAATGGTATATACGTAGAAGCGCTATGTCAGCGCTGGGTAATTCAGGAAATGCATCGGATGATCTTATTAAACAATTACTACCATTACTTAAAGACCCCAGCAGGAAAGTACGTATCAGTGCTAAATTTGCACTGTATCAATTAGGAGATGCATCGGAGAATGTTATTGTCGCTCTAGAGAAATGGCTTGAGGAAGAACAAGATTCAAAATTTAAAACGTATGGAATTAGTGCTTTGTGGGATTTAGTAGTAGGAGCATCATATAATTAA
- a CDS encoding DEAD/DEAH box helicase has product MARIPKLTFNRGTLILHPPPKGRAWMDFATWDDRVEKFRIKAIEYRRLVEALQAENTDFVDEAKEFYPVEMIPGLVMEPYAHQSEALKAWKLAKRQGVVVLPTAAGKTYLAQLAMESTPRTTLIVVPTLDLMHQWYAHLEAAFPDVQVGLLGGGSKDRTPILVATYDSAAIHAETLGNQYALIIFDECHHLPTDFNKVIAEFAIAPYRLGLSATPERTDGKHSDLNYLIGREVYRKRAEDLAGKALAEHEIVQIKVKLSQQERERYSELMQTRNTFLKDSKISLGSIQGWQRFVQMSAKSQSGRRAMLAHREAKEIALGTDGKIRILADLLAKHYPERVLIFTADNTTVYRISQEFLIPAITHQTPVKERHAILTLFKEGEYKSLVASHVLNEGVDVPAASIAIILSGTGSAREYIQRLGRVLRKGNVKNKHAILYEVIAENTSEERTSERRRGVEKPQRRRERRDGTDNVRVMYGNGGGNSYKAAENKSDSKYKTRKSPKQMNIWDDEE; this is encoded by the coding sequence ATGGCTCGTATCCCAAAGTTAACATTTAATCGCGGTACTTTAATTTTGCATCCACCACCAAAAGGTAGGGCATGGATGGATTTTGCAACGTGGGATGATAGAGTGGAAAAATTCCGCATCAAAGCGATTGAATACCGTCGTTTGGTGGAAGCTTTGCAAGCTGAAAATACTGATTTTGTTGATGAGGCTAAGGAATTTTATCCTGTAGAAATGATTCCAGGTTTGGTAATGGAACCTTATGCCCATCAAAGCGAAGCTTTAAAGGCTTGGAAGTTGGCGAAAAGACAGGGGGTTGTAGTGCTTCCTACGGCAGCCGGGAAGACTTATCTGGCTCAGCTTGCTATGGAATCTACGCCTCGTACAACTTTGATTGTCGTACCAACTTTAGATTTAATGCATCAATGGTACGCTCATTTAGAAGCCGCTTTTCCCGACGTACAGGTAGGTTTGCTCGGTGGTGGCTCTAAGGATAGAACTCCTATACTAGTTGCTACTTATGATAGTGCGGCAATTCATGCAGAAACATTAGGAAATCAATACGCGCTGATAATTTTTGATGAGTGTCATCATTTACCAACCGATTTTAATAAAGTAATTGCCGAATTTGCGATCGCGCCTTATCGATTAGGGCTTTCTGCAACGCCGGAGCGTACCGACGGCAAGCACTCGGATTTAAATTATTTAATTGGTAGAGAAGTATATCGTAAAAGAGCCGAAGATTTGGCGGGGAAAGCTTTAGCCGAACATGAAATAGTTCAAATCAAAGTCAAATTATCGCAGCAAGAGCGGGAAAGGTACAGCGAATTGATGCAAACCCGCAATACTTTTTTGAAAGACTCGAAAATATCTTTGGGAAGTATCCAAGGTTGGCAAAGATTTGTGCAGATGAGCGCTAAGTCTCAATCTGGAAGACGTGCGATGTTAGCCCATCGTGAAGCAAAAGAGATTGCCTTGGGCACCGATGGAAAAATTAGAATATTGGCGGATTTATTAGCAAAGCATTATCCAGAAAGAGTTTTAATTTTTACCGCCGATAACACTACGGTTTACCGAATTTCTCAAGAGTTTTTGATTCCGGCAATTACCCATCAAACCCCGGTGAAAGAAAGACATGCAATACTTACCTTATTTAAAGAAGGCGAATATAAATCCTTAGTTGCTTCTCACGTATTGAATGAAGGTGTAGACGTACCGGCAGCGAGCATTGCCATTATCTTATCGGGAACAGGTTCGGCGCGGGAATATATTCAAAGGTTGGGAAGAGTTTTGCGGAAGGGTAATGTTAAGAACAAGCACGCTATTTTATACGAAGTAATTGCGGAAAACACCAGCGAAGAAAGGACATCAGAAAGACGCAGAGGAGTTGAGAAACCGCAGAGACGCAGAGAGCGCAGAGATGGTACCGATAATGTACGGGTTATGTATGGAAACGGTGGAGGAAACAGTTACAAAGCTGCCGAGAATAAGTCTGATAGTAAATATAAAACTCGGAAGTCCCCAAAGCAGATGAATATTTGGGATGATGAGGAGTAA
- a CDS encoding tetratricopeptide repeat protein, translating to MSESLSLRDKYLALINEIVQATLKGKISSQGQVYQMLLKGVTVGTGEVFELVLSENLESTQQQVDAQTDEFKKAKATRSLRALKTIQTQWKQVEEQNKATESILSAAREITTAPENERLTIFLRVTDPNRKHPLNQKQLQQLAKSLQKNAETFKLDYLTEFAQGITRGISSWGKLQQHLISWMYEQNRASIGFGGIPGENGPWATWGKQVDGEFSKGLFNTLAKQESPVEFAQNHRSTGLSDWVELTLSLQYLQRGLVNWFDQQAYNVKAGSNLSISTFLTFSVIWSQLGNGFGADTSYGSAAWQIVLQILRNFSQRPYFPLYGGIFASFSGNYLKDALSYLDEPLQRVEGTQEKARILTILGYSQRALGQYESSVKFHQQALAIARNAEDRACEIANLNHLSRTYVELKNYTEAINNSQRALIFSRQAGDKISEANALANLGYSEVMQAQESEAEAESYEMAINYLKQGLNLSEKLGDLQSKGLCLSSLGVAYIVTEQASEAIKHLEEGFKTAQTSGDLYLQGLNLANLAEANYSLANFERATYTASLGMYILNQIASKEWHKPAKLLSILQNQLGEEGFKQSLGKNRPKIISFIGVDGYDYIPELIEEYRRNN from the coding sequence GTGTCTGAATCTTTGTCATTACGGGATAAATATCTAGCCTTAATTAATGAAATTGTCCAAGCTACCTTAAAGGGTAAAATTAGCTCTCAAGGACAAGTGTATCAAATGCTGCTCAAAGGCGTTACTGTCGGAACTGGAGAAGTATTTGAGTTAGTTTTAAGCGAAAATTTAGAATCTACTCAGCAACAAGTGGATGCTCAAACTGATGAATTTAAGAAGGCAAAGGCTACCCGTAGTTTAAGGGCATTAAAAACGATTCAAACGCAATGGAAGCAAGTAGAGGAACAAAATAAAGCTACAGAATCAATTTTATCTGCTGCCAGAGAAATTACCACAGCACCAGAAAACGAACGTCTGACGATATTTTTGCGAGTTACCGATCCAAATCGTAAACATCCTTTAAACCAAAAACAACTCCAGCAATTAGCAAAGTCGTTACAGAAAAACGCCGAGACTTTTAAATTAGATTATTTAACAGAATTTGCTCAAGGAATTACTAGGGGAATTAGTTCTTGGGGGAAATTGCAACAGCATTTGATTAGCTGGATGTACGAACAAAATCGGGCATCAATCGGATTTGGTGGAATACCGGGAGAAAATGGTCCCTGGGCGACTTGGGGAAAACAAGTTGATGGAGAATTTAGCAAAGGTTTATTTAATACTTTAGCTAAGCAGGAATCTCCCGTAGAATTTGCTCAAAATCACCGCAGTACTGGTTTAAGCGATTGGGTTGAATTAACTTTGAGCTTGCAATATTTGCAGCGGGGATTAGTTAATTGGTTCGATCAACAAGCTTATAATGTCAAAGCAGGCTCTAATTTATCAATTTCAACTTTTTTAACTTTTTCGGTTATTTGGAGTCAGTTAGGAAACGGTTTTGGTGCCGATACTTCTTATGGTAGTGCGGCTTGGCAGATAGTGTTACAAATACTGCGAAATTTTTCACAAAGACCGTATTTCCCTTTATATGGAGGCATCTTCGCTTCTTTTTCAGGTAATTATTTAAAAGATGCACTTTCCTATTTAGATGAGCCTTTACAAAGAGTAGAAGGAACTCAGGAAAAGGCGAGAATTTTAACAATTTTGGGTTATTCTCAAAGAGCATTAGGGCAATATGAAAGTTCGGTTAAATTTCACCAACAAGCTTTAGCAATTGCCCGCAATGCAGAAGATAGAGCCTGTGAAATTGCCAACTTAAATCACTTGAGTCGTACTTATGTAGAGTTGAAGAATTATACTGAAGCTATCAATAATTCTCAACGAGCATTAATATTCAGCAGACAAGCAGGAGATAAAATTTCTGAAGCCAATGCTTTAGCGAATTTGGGTTATAGCGAAGTAATGCAGGCTCAAGAATCGGAAGCAGAAGCAGAATCCTATGAAATGGCGATAAATTATCTCAAACAAGGTTTGAATTTATCGGAAAAACTGGGTGATTTGCAAAGCAAGGGATTATGTTTAAGTAGTTTGGGAGTAGCTTATATAGTTACCGAGCAAGCTTCAGAAGCTATCAAACATTTAGAAGAAGGTTTTAAGACAGCGCAAACTTCCGGTGATTTGTATTTACAAGGTTTAAATTTAGCTAATTTAGCAGAAGCCAATTATAGTTTAGCCAATTTTGAAAGAGCAACTTATACAGCCTCATTAGGAATGTATATACTCAATCAAATAGCTTCAAAAGAATGGCACAAGCCAGCAAAGTTATTATCAATCTTGCAAAATCAACTGGGAGAAGAAGGTTTTAAACAATCCTTGGGAAAAAATCGTCCTAAAATTATTTCTTTTATCGGTGTGGATGGATATGATTATATACCGGAGTTGATTGAAGAGTATCGGAGGAATAATTAA